The Chroicocephalus ridibundus chromosome 20, bChrRid1.1, whole genome shotgun sequence genome has a window encoding:
- the OARD1 gene encoding ADP-ribose glycohydrolase OARD1 isoform X2, giving the protein MATHFSKDQEERIKCVKGDLFSCPQTDALAHCISEDCRMGAGIAVLFKKKFGGVQELLDQQKKTGEVAVLQREDRYIYYLITKKKVSHKPTYDSMRKSLEAMKAHCLNNGVTDISMPRIGCGLDGLDWNKVSAILDQVFEDTDIKITVYSL; this is encoded by the exons ATGGCCACCCACTTCTCCAAGGATCAGGAGGAGAGA ATCAAGTGTGTTAAGGGGGACCTTTTCTCATGTCCCCAGACGGATGCGTTGGCTCATTGCATCAGCGAGGACTGTCGCATGGGTGCAGGCATAGctgttctttttaagaaaaagtttggAGGCGTACAAGAGCTGTTGGATCAAC AAAAGAAGACTGGGGAGGTGGCAGTTCTCCAGAGAGAGGACCGCTATATTTACTACCTG ATAACGAAGAAGAAAGTTTCTCACAAACCGACATATGACAGTATGCGAAAGAGCTTAGAAGCCATGAAAGCTCACTGTCTAAACAATGGAGTTACTGACATTTCCATGCCTAG GATTGGATGTGGACTTGACGGCCTGGATTGGAATAAAGTTTCAGCAATACTTGACCAAGTGTTTGAAGACACAGATATAAAGATCACAGTTTACAGTCTGTGA
- the OARD1 gene encoding ADP-ribose glycohydrolase OARD1 isoform X1: protein MWGALGRFFAAQAPARWLVLRAVPAAGGVFTIAHVTMATHFSKDQEERIKCVKGDLFSCPQTDALAHCISEDCRMGAGIAVLFKKKFGGVQELLDQQKKTGEVAVLQREDRYIYYLITKKKVSHKPTYDSMRKSLEAMKAHCLNNGVTDISMPRIGCGLDGLDWNKVSAILDQVFEDTDIKITVYSL from the exons atgtggggagcgctggggaggTTCTTCGCGGCTCAAGCCCCGGCTCGGTGGCTCGTTCTTCGCGCCGTGCCTGCGG CTGGAGGAGTCTTCACCATAGCCCATGTTACCATGGCCACCCACTTCTCCAAGGATCAGGAGGAGAGA ATCAAGTGTGTTAAGGGGGACCTTTTCTCATGTCCCCAGACGGATGCGTTGGCTCATTGCATCAGCGAGGACTGTCGCATGGGTGCAGGCATAGctgttctttttaagaaaaagtttggAGGCGTACAAGAGCTGTTGGATCAAC AAAAGAAGACTGGGGAGGTGGCAGTTCTCCAGAGAGAGGACCGCTATATTTACTACCTG ATAACGAAGAAGAAAGTTTCTCACAAACCGACATATGACAGTATGCGAAAGAGCTTAGAAGCCATGAAAGCTCACTGTCTAAACAATGGAGTTACTGACATTTCCATGCCTAG GATTGGATGTGGACTTGACGGCCTGGATTGGAATAAAGTTTCAGCAATACTTGACCAAGTGTTTGAAGACACAGATATAAAGATCACAGTTTACAGTCTGTGA